From the genome of Pseudomonas sp. Teo4, one region includes:
- a CDS encoding methylated-DNA--[protein]-cysteine S-methyltransferase: protein MSCAFTLMASPVGTLTLVARGQQLAAVLWEEERENRVRLGELHRDDAHPVLLETARQLGEYFAGARQHFELALDFAGTEFQRQVWAALLTIPFGETRSYSEIARQIGNPSAVRAVGAANGRNPISIIAPCHRVIGASGSLTGFAGGLQAKQYLLALEGRQSLALDL, encoded by the coding sequence ATGTCCTGCGCATTCACCCTCATGGCATCCCCTGTCGGCACCCTGACCCTGGTGGCCCGCGGCCAGCAACTGGCGGCGGTGCTATGGGAGGAGGAGCGCGAAAATCGCGTTCGCCTGGGCGAGCTGCACCGGGACGATGCCCACCCGGTGTTGCTGGAAACAGCACGCCAGTTGGGCGAGTACTTTGCCGGCGCCCGGCAGCACTTCGAATTGGCGCTGGATTTTGCCGGCACCGAGTTCCAGCGTCAGGTGTGGGCGGCGCTGCTGACCATCCCTTTCGGTGAAACCCGCAGCTACAGCGAGATTGCCCGGCAGATCGGCAACCCCAGCGCGGTGCGGGCGGTCGGGGCGGCCAATGGACGCAATCCGATTTCAATCATCGCCCCCTGCCATCGGGTGATCGGCGCTTCGGGCAGCTTGACTGGCTTTGCTGGTGGTCTGCAGGCCAAGCAATATCTGCTGGCACTGGAAGGGCGCCAGAGCCTGGCCTTGGATTTGTAA